CGGAAGTAGCGGGCGAAGATCGCAAAGAACACCAGGCCGCCGATGAGCACGGCGAACAGGATGACGATGCCAATGACGTTGCTGATCTCGGCCTGGCCGACAAGAGCCATGACGAACCCCAGTTTTTGTGAACAGGAAGCGTGCCCCAAAGCCGGCGCGCCGGACGGCGCAACGGCACGGTTAATTGTAGCGGCGCATTTGGGTGCGGGAGGGGGCCGGTGGCCTGCGCGGCACGGGCACCCGGAAAACAAGCCCCGCGCCGGACTTGGCTCATCGGCCCGCAATCACGAAAATCGACCGAAATAGCGATGCCGCCCGCTGTTACGCGAGCGGGTCTTCGAACGGGTCCAGCCCGATCGATTCGATCGATTGGTCCAACTCGGCCGGATGATCGTCGGCCTGCGGGCGCTCGTCGGTGGGGCGGACAACCACGCGGGTGCCGCGCACTTCGATCACTTTCACCCAACTGCCGGCTTCGATCGCCATGCCTTCGCTCAACGCATCGACGATCGCGCCCTCGATGTCGATCGCGCCGCTGGGAAGCATCAGCGTGCGGGCTTTGCCGATCTTGCCCACCAGCGACTTGAGATTGCGCCGCTTGTCGCTGTCGGGCAGGACTTCGTCCCCCCTGGGGAGCGGCAGCAAGATACGACGACCCAGCGGCGTTCTCGGCCACCATTGCAGGGCAAGGATCAAGCCGGCCGGCACCGCGAACACGGCCACGCCGAGCATGCCGACGCCGGACCACGGCCCATGTCGAAAGGCCAGGTACACCGCGGCCAGCATCGACAAGAACGACAGAAAGCCCAGCAGACCGCCCGAGGGCACGAACACCTCGAGCATGGCCAGCATCAAGCCGATGGCCAACAGAATGGCTGCCCAAGCCAGGTAATCCATGTTCTTACTCAAACCGGCGGCCCGTGGGCCCGTGGGCCCATTGGCATTGCGTCGTTCAAAGCGTGCTAACGGCTCAGTACCAGCATAGGAAAAAATTACAGGCACCGGAACAATCCGCCTGGCAGCCGAAGTGGCACGTTGGCAGATTGCTCCGATTCCGGCACGGGAGCAACGGCCGGATTTACCCCACCTGGCGAACCAGTACGCGATTGCCCCGCACCTCGACGACCCGCACCGAGCGATTCCGCTCGATGACCTCGCCGTCGGCGATCACGTCGACCAACTCGTCGCCAATTTGGGCCTTGCCGCTGGGTAACAAGGGGGTCGTTGTCTTGCCCTCCCGACCCAGCAGATGCTCGAACCGCGCGACCGCCTCGCGCCGATTGATGACCGACAGCTCCTCAGGCGTGGGGGGCGCCAGCATCATGCGATTGAACATCGGAGCGTGCGGCAAGTAGCGGTTAATGAGCACGGCCAAGGCCACGACGCCCGCGCCGGCCGTCGTCAATAAAATCAAGCTGTTGCGCAATTGGCTCACCTGGTACGCGTTGCGCGGCAGCACGAACGTCTGACTGGCCAAGACCAGCGAGACGATCACCAGCAATCCTCCGGCGAGCCCAAAAATTCCCACGCCCGGCAACACGAAGATTTCCAGCATCAGGCACACGACGCCCGCCAGAAACAACAGCACCTCGAGCCAGTTGGCCGAACCGCCCAGATAAGCGATCCAGAAATACAACATGAAGCACAACGCGGAGATTAATCCTCCCAGGCCGATCCCGGGAGCCTGCAACTCGGCATACAAAGCCGCCGCGCCGATCACCAGCAAGAGCCAGCTCACGCCCGGCGAATTCAATGCGTCGATCAGAACATGAGCCCAACTGGCCTCGACCAGCGCCGGATCGCCTTCCAGCCCGTAATGGCCTTTGAAATCTTCAAAATCCCGCGCCAGAAAGCGCGCTGCGCCGTACTGCGCGGCATCTTCACCAGTCAATTCGAGCGCCTGGCCATGCCGGCCGATCTGGACCCCCTGTTGCCATCCGTCGGCGTCCGCCAGCGCGGCCACGTCCTCGGGCGTGAAGTAATCCACCAGCCCGTCGCGCAATCGCGTATACCGGTACACGGTCACGGCCGGATCGACCATGGCAGCGGCCACGGCCGGCGAGCGCCCTTTGCGCTTGGCGATTTCTCTGAGCGAACCGGCGATGAGCTTCGCTTCGTCATCGCTGACGTACATGGCCATCTGCCCGCCGAGCACCGCCGTGGGATTCATCACGATCTGATCGGCGGCCAGGGCAATGAAGGCGGAATCGCCGCGCGCCGCGCGCGGGATGTACGCCACGGTGCGCCGCTCGGCCGGGTTGAGGTTCGAGAGAAAATTGGCCAAATTCACGCTGTCGGTCGCCGAGCCGCCATCGGAATCGATCCACAGGCAGAAGAAATTCGTGTCGCGATCCTTGATCTCGTTCTGGATCAGCGCCTGAACTTGCTCGGCGAGCTTCGAAGTGATCGGTCCTTTGACGTCGATGCGCACCGGCCGCCAGGCGCCGTCGAGCGATGGATCGGCCTCGACCGCTTCGCGAGGCAGGCCGAGTGCCTTGGCCACTTCGGCACGGTCGCTGGCCAGACTTTTCACAAACCCCAATTCCCAAGCTCGATTGCCCGTGAAGATTCCCGGCTGACCGGCGGGCTTGATGACCTTCGGTTTCTCGAACGACTTTTGCTTACGCAGTTCGTCCAGCCGCGAGGTCAGAGCGTATTCGCGGCTGACGTCCGTCTCGACCATCACCAACTCGACCGCCGGATCCAAAAGCGCAAGCGCCACGTCGCTCGGTATGTTCATGCGCCGATTGGCGATCCCGACATAGGCGTTGCGCACCGACGGCTCGATTACCTTTTCATATTCGCCGGCCTTGCCGATCTCGGCGTCCGGGCTCATCACGATCTCGTCGCACGCCATGGCCAAGAGCACCGCGTGACCGGTGATCGTCTTGGGAATCCAGGCCACGGTCGTGGCGCCGTTGAGAGAGGGACCGGACAAAAAGTTCGCCAGATCATACGCCTGGCCGAAGTTCGCCCGGCCGGGCTCGATCTCGAAAATGAAAACGGGCCACTGGCCGGCACGCTTCGTCTCGGTCAGCACCGACTCAACGACGCGGCGAATCTGATTGTCCACCTTGTCGGTGATGGGCATCTGGATGCGCACCATCCGGCCGACGCGTCGCTCGGGGGCTGCCGCAGCCGCGGCGGGAGGATTATCGAGCGGTTTCGCACCTTCTTCATCGGCGCGTGCAGGGCCACTGGCGAGCAAGCCGACCAAAATTGCCGCGTTTGCCCAAATCGCCAGAGCGGTCAGCGCGGCCGGACTCTGTGAGCCGTCTGCCAGAACAGCTAAGACCCCAAGCCCCGTTCCCTGATGCCCAGGGCAACGACGTCTCGGCGAACTCCGTTCGAAGGACCACGATCCCATGGCTTGCCGCGCACAAAGTGTTACGCCAAAGCAGCGTAAGTAGTTACGCACTTTGGCCTTTGGCAACGGTAGATTATAGGGCACCGGTGGGTCGAGTCAATTCGCCGGACCGGGCCCTGCACCGCGCCGCGGTGCCGCGCGCGAGTAAAGATTTATGGCGCAAGGCTCTTCGGGAGCGCCGTGTTACCGACGAAGCGCCGTCGAGCGACCGCGGGTCACCTTTGTAAGCGACGAAAGCCAAAGTCACCACAACGCGCGATTCGTGATCGTCGCGACTTACTTCTTGACCGCGGGCGCCCTTGGCGGAGCGGCCTTGGCCCGGGCATCAGCCGTGGGCGGCGGCGGCTGGCTGGGCGGGAGTGCCTCGGCCGGCGGTTCCTCGACGACGTGCTGCCAGCCGATCGGCGTCGTGGGACGATTGAAGAAGCTTTTGATCTGGTCCCAGGCGCCGTTCACCTTCGTTCCGTCGAAGGTATAAACCTTGTACATCTGCGGATTGGGATCGTACAGGCGCAGCGCCGCGGGAAGCATCGTCTTTTTGTCCAGGATGACCTGCACGTGGTGGAAGTTGGCCGCGTCTTGCTGCCAGCGCGGCCAGGCTTCGATGAGGATCTGCTTCGTTTCGTCAGGCGGCGGCAGGACGCGCATCACGTAACGCTGCTTCATGGTCTCGGCCTTGGCGCCGAACACGAACGGCAGTGGCCCATTGGTGATCGCCTTGCCCTGCAGTTGTTCGGGGAGCCGGTACTCCTTGAGCTTGCGCTGCTTGGTGTCGAACTCGTAGATCGCCTTGCCATCGCACATCCAGCGCTCTTCACCCCCTTTGGTCATCTGGTACGAGCCCTTGTCCGGCGCGGCG
Above is a genomic segment from Pirellulales bacterium containing:
- a CDS encoding NfeD family protein; this encodes MVGLLASGPARADEEGAKPLDNPPAAAAAAPERRVGRMVRIQMPITDKVDNQIRRVVESVLTETKRAGQWPVFIFEIEPGRANFGQAYDLANFLSGPSLNGATTVAWIPKTITGHAVLLAMACDEIVMSPDAEIGKAGEYEKVIEPSVRNAYVGIANRRMNIPSDVALALLDPAVELVMVETDVSREYALTSRLDELRKQKSFEKPKVIKPAGQPGIFTGNRAWELGFVKSLASDRAEVAKALGLPREAVEADPSLDGAWRPVRIDVKGPITSKLAEQVQALIQNEIKDRDTNFFCLWIDSDGGSATDSVNLANFLSNLNPAERRTVAYIPRAARGDSAFIALAADQIVMNPTAVLGGQMAMYVSDDEAKLIAGSLREIAKRKGRSPAVAAAMVDPAVTVYRYTRLRDGLVDYFTPEDVAALADADGWQQGVQIGRHGQALELTGEDAAQYGAARFLARDFEDFKGHYGLEGDPALVEASWAHVLIDALNSPGVSWLLLVIGAAALYAELQAPGIGLGGLISALCFMLYFWIAYLGGSANWLEVLLFLAGVVCLMLEIFVLPGVGIFGLAGGLLVIVSLVLASQTFVLPRNAYQVSQLRNSLILLTTAGAGVVALAVLINRYLPHAPMFNRMMLAPPTPEELSVINRREAVARFEHLLGREGKTTTPLLPSGKAQIGDELVDVIADGEVIERNRSVRVVEVRGNRVLVRQVG
- a CDS encoding NfeD family protein; protein product: MDYLAWAAILLAIGLMLAMLEVFVPSGGLLGFLSFLSMLAAVYLAFRHGPWSGVGMLGVAVFAVPAGLILALQWWPRTPLGRRILLPLPRGDEVLPDSDKRRNLKSLVGKIGKARTLMLPSGAIDIEGAIVDALSEGMAIEAGSWVKVIEVRGTRVVVRPTDERPQADDHPAELDQSIESIGLDPFEDPLA
- a CDS encoding TIGR03009 domain-containing protein → MMLALRKTIVGLLVGAAFVISQSFAAGQDAPSSAPPATPPRVQTPATGTPRRPAAQPPSAALHQPAASRPAATAAGGKPGVPRTGPVQQAQHQQAQPQKQPPQQPLPGPKLSPAEQAELDQILVSWEQQSDKIKTLSTPFTMFEYDMVFGPKAAPGQPPEPKRVCEGTIHFAAPDKGSYQMTKGGEERWMCDGKAIYEFDTKQRKLKEYRLPEQLQGKAITNGPLPFVFGAKAETMKQRYVMRVLPPPDETKQILIEAWPRWQQDAANFHHVQVILDKKTMLPAALRLYDPNPQMYKVYTFDGTKVNGAWDQIKSFFNRPTTPIGWQHVVEEPPAEALPPSQPPPPTADARAKAAPPRAPAVKK